ttggtgACAACCTAAGAATGTTGAGTGCGCATAAGCTCTGTGGTGGACCAATCTAGAAAAGTCGCTGTCCGCTGACGTCAAAATAAAGGTTGCTAACTCTTTGACTAGGgatgctatttgaaaaacatcGATATCAAAATCGAAAACAGCGATGTCAGATATAAATCGATTGGTTAACATCGATCAAATAAAAAGTTCAATGAGTAtaggtttatttattaactagtggacgctcgcgactttgtccgcgtgaaagtcgtacATAACGttgaatttcttatttttttatgatttatagatttaacattaaaactgtaactctaaaaataaaggactttccatacaaacttttattttaatcctttcttagtggatgcctacgtcataatatcgcttggtttgggctgtgcgttgatagattaCTATATACACTATAAGGTTGTATTTGTGAATGTGTTCATAAAATACGTAGTGTATTTTGTACGTTACTTTTCTTGTGCGCACGTGAGGCCGTGAGTAACATCGAATATCGATTTTGTTAACGTCGGTGTTACgaaacatcgatgtttttcctttcaaCATCGAGATCAAACTCAAACACCAATCCCATGATCATCGAATCGAGCATTCGAATTTCGACTTTCGAGCATCCCTAATCCCTATCGCTGACTTGCTGCTACAGCTGACCgctttcttaattttaattaattgtttgtgaatttgtaaTCGATTTAAATATTGGTGATTATTGCAACTTTTCCAATCTACAAGGAGACAAAAGATTTCAATAATGAGCGCTGCAGGGGACAGCCCTGCCTCACaggttaaaatttattttatttatagaaagtacctagtttaaaaaaaatccaatcttTCGTAAACTTTTTGTCCGATTTGATACTTACTACATACATATTATCATTACGCTGTAGGGTTAGCAAAGACCACGTCTTTCTTCCTGGTATGGTACGGTCCTAGCATAAACCTTGCTTCCTTGGAATAAAATTATTCTCATTAATCCTATAaagaataggtaggtataaagaCAAGTTCATTAGTTTAACTGTGGCCTATATTGGGAATGTCCTGGATTTGAACATTCCCTTTTGTTCATACAATACATACACATATAATAAGTTAAGAAACTTTGCTCTGCTTTATGTTTACCCtaggtattataattttaactaaatacctttaattatatttttaacttaatataattaagtcTTTTGGCTAAACAGTCCATGGGaaagactaaataaaataattgatctatttctaaattatgtaaacaaataatactaaagTCTTGTTAATGTTATCTAACATTCTAAGGAACACTAATActgatatatacatatatgggaatggggatgatgactaggtttgaatatattgatttttatgatacattcgggtaaataaggtcaatgttaactaatttatacataaaaagcaaagattgtctggatatttgcaaaataaatgagattataaaatttcaaaaagtactaaaaattttttatcgtaattagatgaaaattcatacagttttagcttccttacattaaatgtgacattttttaatatatgaactataagcataaacgcacaaataacaaagatattagtaattttgtttgaacgcgcatacaaatctaacgatcattacattgcctatgacgtcattatttcgagccattttgtatggggcgtttttcagggatccgagGCAGCGCCggaaatctgactctttaaatcgctgtagctccgaaagtaatgatcgcagataccctgttacttttacaaaattgctttactattagtatactcttaatttatatacaatttaaaaaactgtcatcatcccaattgTACTAATTTCCTAAGAATAATAGATATCAATATCATTGACAATCAGTGGACTgatgatatcaagcgagtcacaggtattcgctggatgcaggtggctaaggattgtgatgtttggatgtccctacCAAAGCCTGTGTAGTGAGTCATGTACATTAACGCAAGGGGCCgcctacagcagatttaatCTGGTCGGTCCATCTCATGGGTGACCTTCCATGTGGCCTAGTTCCCTCCACCTTCCCTTGCACAACAAGGCATTTGATGCACTTGTTCCCTCCCCCGGGAGACATGTCCAAAAAATTGAAGACTACACAAATGTCGAGAGATGTTGATATAAGTCGAGTGAATATTTGTGAATAATACTTACTTCTGTTTCAGCCAATGAATCCCAAAATAAAACATGACTGGTACCAAACAGATGCCCTGGTGGTTGTGACTATATTGCTCAAGAATGCCCCTAGTGACAAAGTGAAGGTCCAGTATGGAGAACGTAATGTAAGTAAGCTATCATTTATATTGTCATACCTGTCCTATGAAAAGTTTGCTCTAACttgcctttttttttaataaatcagtGGCATGTATAGTAATtatgtaaagaatattaaaccATATCTTTTAAGTATGAGCAATACtcctgttcccctccaattCGTTAGAACTAGGTCTGGTACCTTTACCGTTGAGGTATTGAGGCTCAAAATATTGAAGTACAACAGTTCTTAGCATCTTattattgtaaagaatgaaaatataaaagggtaactgttgagtttattactgactcttctcagcagaacctgccttccaaccCAGTGCTagtttctacaaatagtcaaatttgTCATTTGTGGAGCTTTTTTAAACTaagtttacttaaaataaattttgattttgcagCTCTCAGTATCAAGTTTGATACCAACCTCCGAGTCGGAATACAGTCTAGAATTAGAGTTGGCACATGAAATAGTCCCAGAAATGTGCACATATGTAGTAACTCCGTCAAAAATAGAGGTCAAGTTACGAAAGAAGGAAGGACTGATGTGGACTGTGTTAGAGGGTGAAGGCAAAGAAGAGAAAGTTAAAGCTATACCACAGGGTGAGATGttattgtatactagctgacgcccgcgactttgtccacccttagaactctttaatccagcccttatggtagtatcgctgtaaaaatggagtaacttctcctgttttctcaacatttcccttcactgctctgctcctattgattgtagcatgatgaaaagtatactataacctgcctgtatgaagaataattgtaccaagttttgttataatccgtcaagtagtttttgtttctataaagaaatacagaaagacagacaaaatttttactgattgcatttttgccataggtatcgattactaatcacctgctggtagttattttggaaatgtatttcatgtatagaatagacctctctacagatttattataagtaggtatatatattactAGTTGTGTAAATCTACACCTATGTTGCCCACCAACCTGCATTGTTGTACGAGTAGATGCCATAAATCAATTTCATTTGCTAGTATCACTTTTGCTGTTGGCatcttattactttttaatattgattaaattttaaattggttttaACATTTCTGTTATATgagtttcttattttatttttctagctGTCATAGATGCATCTGGGCCACAACAACCTCCAAAGCTTTTCAGAAAAGATTGGGACAAGATTGAAAGAGACATTCAGAAAATggtatgtatctatactaatattataagaaggaaagatttggttgtttgtttgcattaaataggacCAAACTATTGGACCAATttcagaaaaattctttcaccattatacTCATACATTAGGCTTGATGAACATTTTGATATGCATATTGTGCTATCAGTCAAAAAGACTATGAGCAGATGGGTTTTAGGTTGGAGTTTGGTATGTGACTTGAGTATCCTCCACTAATAATATTCAGATTAGTCTATTCTATATGATTAGTATGTagactaattaaattattattttttattaatatttcctttatgaatatatttatagCAAACCCTGCATGCGCCGACCGTTGCCTTATTGTATACTAAGTAATGAAATATGTTAAATCTTTTCAGCCCTTAGAAGGATGGTTTTCATTGATCTTAGAAACCAAAGTTCGAAACAAGAAATGACTTGACATTAAGATTGCATCGCAAATGACTTCCAATTATTTGCAGGAAGCAGAAGAGAAGCCCGAGGGTGACGCCGCAGTGAACCAGCTGTTTCAGAAAATCTATGGTGAAGGATCAGACGAAGTTCGCCGCGCTATGAACAAAAGTTTCGTAAGTACTTGTTATAATTGTTACAAtcgaataaattataaaatatgtacagATTCCAAAAAGCAGACtgagaaagagaatcgacgtcccACATGGCTAAAGGCCCAGGCATTTCTCCTTATAAGAgagtgaatggaatttttttaaatctaccaatGCGGGTTGCCAGGCAATATTTGGTAATGTAGCATTAAAAAAGACCCTTTTTATTACAGTTAGAGTCAGGAGGCACAGTTCTAAGCACAAACTGGGACCAGGTTGCCCCAAAGAAGGTGGAAGTCAAGCCTCCAGATGGCCTCGAGTTTCGGAAGTGGGATAGTTAAGCTGCTTGCACACTGGCGAATGTCTTTTGAGCGATTTAGGAAGCGCGTTTGTGTGTAATGCCCCACTCTTCACGTTGGCCATGTTGACCAGTATGTTGGCCAATATGATGGCTATcatgtatagtctggcaagttcgttgatcactcccatgatatgcgggtgacgggggaaagactgcgcgggtgtgaaatcgtgggtgcggggaagtgaggtgcatcagtcatggATTTTTCactcatcgctacacgcctcccggcccgcgcggactatcgggggtgttacgaacgaagttgccaagctatagtgtagGTGTTTCGAAACACAATATTCGCCACAGTATTGGCCAACGTGAAAAATGTATTAGCTAATTTATTGGCCGACATGAAAAACGTATTGGCTAATTTATTGGCCAacatcatcgatataaatcgttagatgggcccctccatactaaagaacgcacaattttatgtgattacccaaagacgtgcacgcacatcttatcttagtacggaACAagtgcatgctgtgagtggacatagacttgaaaaaatatttactgttttttttttattttaatcccttaattatgccttcgtggtcattttggaagtgtaaaaacaagccacaacatgaatagaaagaaatgtgttacgagtgatggcgtactcaatgtgcgaaaccaatgataATACCGCGACTCTTTGAggtccatctaacgatctacgatcaaTGTCCAACATGAAAAATGTATTGGCTAGTTTATTACCCAACATTAAAAGGGGGCATTGACTGAAATCTAAAGTAttggctaacttgttgggaaaCTATCAAATGTTTGTCTGTATACATGGCCACTACATCCAAACAGACTTCGAAACATAGACAGACTATTCGGTTATGTAACtaaacaattatattatattcggtccaagaattttttttattctctataagttagcccttgactgcattttcacctgatggtaaatgatgatgcaatctaagatggaagcgggctaactaggtttctacacgaccgtaccgaaacgctaaatcgcttggcggtacttcttcgACCGTAGGGTGCTAATTATGTGgtttatgattttaattatgTGGTTTATCGATTAACAAAAGTATGCAGGAAGCagtgttgtttttaattattgtaagaaaaaaattacgtagtgtatgtatattgaatattttatttttacacatcAGCAAATGATTGGGCCCAGTATAGCCttcctaaaaaatatatcaaataaaaaaacattatgaatGTATTTATGGCCAATCTTTCATTGGCCTGACTTACATGCACATATTTAATACTAGTCTATATAAACAACTTGTTTCTTTGGACTCAATAATGTATACGACGTAAACGCGTTCCGTGATGTTAGaatatttcaatgtttttagtttatttttttccattaagtAAGTACATAGAAGTCACTTCAAACACTTTGAATCAAGTTTAGTCCTGGCATGTGGCTTAAACtacttttaaatttaagaaTGAATTTTACTTATGTTCTATGTCCAATATCTTGTAAGTCTTTATCTATGTTtgataaatacaaaacaaaataatgagcactttgttttatttttaccagcgtataacctttttttttttttttttttttttttttttttccttgagGATGAAAAAATCCCTGCGGACTCCTGCCTGTTGacagggcatgtccgacttgcacggactaaaataacCTCCTCTACTCCAAGGGTGGCACGGGACCGCAATGCATTACTTCATGCCCCCCTCTTACGAATATTCTCTCTTCTTTTTCTCATCTTTTTCTCGAACCTCTCTTCTCCTCATTGTTTCTTTCATCATTTGCGCGTATGCGTGCCACTCTTTTTCGCTATTCAGCATACGTGTTATTAAGTTTCGAGAGCTTACGGCGCTGTGCGTTCCCTGTGCCACCAATCTCAGATCCGCGCAAGCCGGACACTCAAAAATGGCATGTCTTGGGGTGTCTTCCTCTCCGCAAAAGTAGCACTTGTCTGTTGGGGTTTTCCCA
Above is a window of Bicyclus anynana chromosome 8, ilBicAnyn1.1, whole genome shotgun sequence DNA encoding:
- the LOC112051962 gene encoding protein SGT1 homolog yields the protein MSAAGDSPASQPMNPKIKHDWYQTDALVVVTILLKNAPSDKVKVQYGERNLSVSSLIPTSESEYSLELELAHEIVPEMCTYVVTPSKIEVKLRKKEGLMWTVLEGEGKEEKVKAIPQAVIDASGPQQPPKLFRKDWDKIERDIQKMEAEEKPEGDAAVNQLFQKIYGEGSDEVRRAMNKSFLESGGTVLSTNWDQVAPKKVEVKPPDGLEFRKWDS